The following proteins come from a genomic window of Puntigrus tetrazona isolate hp1 unplaced genomic scaffold, ASM1883169v1 S000000150, whole genome shotgun sequence:
- the LOC122332950 gene encoding eukaryotic translation initiation factor 3 subunit K-like → MSWESRYQNIEYRLLAEMLGDPLDTQVKVWMNKYGWTENEDGQIFIHNQEESVKPKNIVEKIDFESVSSIMATSQ, encoded by the exons ATGTCGTGGGAATCACGTTATCAGAACATTGAGTACAGGCTGCTGGCTGAGATGCTGGGAGATCCTCtgg ACACGCAGGTGAAGGTGTGGATGAATAAGTACGGCTGGACGGAGAACGAGGACGGACAGATCTTCATTCATAATCAGGAGGAGAGCGTCAAGCCCAAGAACATCGTGGAGAAGATCGACTTTGAGA GTGTGTCCAGCATCATGGCGACGtcgcagtga
- the kbtbd3 gene encoding kelch repeat and BTB domain-containing protein 3: MAVSGASEQRSVFLASESHGQQVLSVLQAFRERGVLFDFSVRVQEETLPCHRCVLAACSDFFRAMFELDTRERDDGSVTLSDLSPQAVHAFLDFAYSGEIEIREDNVDMLFQLASFLQVGFLSHACSDFLVQTLDLSNCLQLLALAEAYGSSRLLRRATDFVTHNFHALSSAPDFLEMPALVLERCLSSDAFDVPDEESVLGALLHWTRHEPQSREILLPKLLPRVRLHHLRPSALEEAERQLSADGSCVSVIKQALADVQRFSGLFCDARPSTTSSYIFVHKTEDIGEMRHAFCYNIGADLWMELPNDAAQILDRPGSSLSSFGEKLFIIGGCLGQCPRAIRLHIAAHQHDATDEVYCYCPVTCSYTPALRMRNPRTMHASVTAQNRIYVIGGKTRGACSILDVEYFDPLSGIWTSVSPLPKGIYFPEASACGNIVYTLGSEMEITEAFNPSLDCFLRYDTVADQWCQLVAEFGQFFHATLVKSVSINHTLYLCDLSTYKVYSFCPDSCVWKGEGSFECAGFNAGAIGVRDKIYILGGDYSPDEITDEVQVYDSGRSEWQEVSPMPRALTEFHCQVLSFNRYRDPWTRETAETH, from the exons ATGGCGGTGTCCGGCGCGTCCGAGCAGCGCTCAGTGTTCCTGGCGTCCGAGTCTCACGGTCAGCAGGTGCTCAGCGTCCTCCAGGCCTTCAGAGAGAGAGGCGTTCTGTTCGACTTCAGCGTCCGTGTTCAGGAGGAGACGCTGCCGTGCCACCGCTGTGTCCTCGCCGCCTGCAGCGACTTCTTcag GGCGATGTTTGAGCTGGACACGCGGGAGCGGGACGACGGCTCGGTGACCCTCAGTGACCTCTCACCTCAGGCCGTCCACGCCTTCCTGGATTTCGCGTACTCTGGGGAAATCGAAATCAGAGAAGACAACGTGGACATGCTGTTTCAGCTGGCCTCTTTCCTGCAG GTGGGCTTCCTCTCTCACGCTTGCAGTGACTTCTTGGTCCAAACGCTGGATCTCTCCAACTGTCTTCAGCTGTTGGCGCTCGCCGAGGCTTACGGCTCCTCACGTCTCCTGCGCCGCGCGACCGACTTCGTCACGCACAACTTCCACGCGCTTTCCTCCGCTCCGGACTTCCTGGAGATGCCGGCGCTCGTCTTGGAGCGCTGCCTGTCTTCGGACGCGTTCGACGTCCCGGACGAAGAAAGCGTCCTAGGTGCGCTACTCCACTGGACGCGGCACGAGCCACAGTCGCGTGAAATCCTTCTACCGAAACTTCTTCCGCGAGTCCGTCTGCACCATCTGCGTCCGTCTGCGCTGGAGGAGGCCGAGCGGCAGCTGAGCGCAGACGGATCCTGCGTTAGCGTGATTAAACAAGCGCTCGCAGACGTTCAGCGCTTCAGTGGCTTGTTTTGCGATGCCCGACCTTCTACGACATCCAGCTACATTTTCGTGCACAAAACGGAGGATATTGGAGAAATGCGGCATGCGTTCTGCTACAACATTGGTGCGGACCTCTGGATGGAGCTTCCGAATGACGCCGCGCAGATTTTAGATCGACCCGGATCATCGCTCAGCAGTTTCGGAGAAAAGCTATTCATCATTGGCGGATGCCTCGGCCAATGTCCTCGCGCTATTCGCCTGCACATCGCCGCTCATCAGCACGACGCGACGGACGAAGTCTACTGCTACTGTCCTGTCACGTGCAGCTACACACCAGCTCTGCGCATGCGCAACCCTCGGACGATGCATGCATCCGTCACCGCGCAAAATCGCATTTACGTAATCGGCGGAAAAACACGCGGCGCTTGCAGCATTCTGGACGTTGAATACTTTGATCCTCTAAGCGGCATTTGGACATCCGTCAGCCCTCTTCCCAAAGGAATCTACTTCCCTGAAGCGAGCGCATGCGGAAACATCGTTTACACGCTCGGATCCGAGATGGAGATTACTGAAGCTTTCAATCCTTCGCTCGACTGTTTCCTCCGCTACGATACTGTTGCTGATCAATGGTGCCAATTAGTGGCGGAGTTCGGACAGTTCTTCCACGCAACGCTCGTCAAATCCGTGTCCATCAACCACACGCTGTATCTGTGCGATCTTTCTACGTATAAAGTCTACAGCTTCTGTCCGGATAGTTGCGTTTGGAAGGGCGAAGGTTCGTTCGAGTGCGCCGGGTTCAACGCGGGTGCCATTGGCGTGCGGGATAAGATCTACATTCTTGGCGGCGATTATTCGCCCGATGAGATTACGGACGAGGTGCAGGTTTACGACAGCGGACGATCTGAATGGCAGGAGGTATCTCCAATGCCGCGAGCGCTGACGGAGTTTCACTGTCAGGTGCTGAGCTTCAACCGCTACCGAGATCCGTGGACGAGAGAAACAGCTGAAACACACTGA
- the LOC122332938 gene encoding uncharacterized protein LOC122332938, producing the protein MVLDHLWCFATEELLNNLSDLSQGVESSPGSQASAPSVEDAMTGLRRSSNPDPSFCLHNHPGSSLLCPPIPVSCLRSPTSQPGLIGLLLQLDSIPYFWCPQPGSGVPTTTCTGDFMATALDDRVDQRGREHSPLGLNVSSLPWDPVKVLPETGVEDLPNRGLCQMFPTDPHPHAWACQVCLAYSPANGYNSPPGGDQLTVPSLSLPECP; encoded by the exons ATGGTTCTTGACCACCTCTGGTGctttgccaccgaggagcttcttaacaacctcagtgacctcagccagggggTCGAGTCCTCCCCTGGGTCCcaggcctctgctccctcagtggaagacgcaATGAcaggattgaggagatcctcaaa cccagacccgagtttttgcctgcacaaccacccgggcagcagtctgctttgccCACCaatacctgtcagctgcctcaggagtcccacgagccaaccaggcctgataggactccttcttcagcttgacagCATTCCTTACTTCTGGTGTCCACAACCTGGTTCGGGGGTTCCcaccacgacatgcaccggagactttatgGCCACAGCTCTGGACGACCGTGTTGACCagagaggtagagaacatagtccactcggactcaatgtctccagcctcccttgggatccggtcaaagttctgccggagacgggagttgaagatctaccaaacaggggtctctgccaaatgttcccaacagaccctcacccTCATgcttgggcctgccaagtctgtctggcctactcccccgccaacggatacaactcaccaccaggaggtgatcagttgacagttCCGTCCCTCTCTTTACCCGAGTGTCCATGA
- the LOC122332951 gene encoding sarcolipin encodes MERSTQELFLNFMIVLITVLLMWLLVKQYQDA; translated from the coding sequence ATGGAACGATCCACGCAGGAGCTGTTTCTGAACTTCATGATCGTGTTGATCACGGTCCTGCTCATGTGGTTACTGGTCAAACAGTATCAGGACGCATGA
- the sfrp2l gene encoding secreted frizzled-related protein 2-like, with amino-acid sequence MFARLCVCVLVFLSASRADAADDDGDEGDEGPAGNPVSARSACKPVPSTMGLCSGIGYGEMRLPNPLGHSSAREAQQQSAAWTPLLGKHCHRDTRRFLCALYAPVCLPEVAAPVLPCRALCEAVRDACEPVMSAFGFPWPEMFNCSRFPEGKELCIPGERDPNREESTDATEGMCEVCRAGEQEIQQNFCKSQFAVRLRIGSWTRLGSDVCVAPEGRSRVLRWLGGPREMSCLWLPHGCSCPALDGRTDGSFIALGHSENGRLLLGRLLRWTRDERELKKFIRTLLRQDC; translated from the exons ATGTTTgctcgtctgtgtgtgtgcgtgctcgTGTTTCTCAGTGCGTCCAGAGCTGatgctgctgatgatgatggtgatgaaggTGATGAAGGTCCGGCAGGGAACCCGGTCTCCGCGCGCTCGGCGTGTAAGCCGGTTCCGAGCACGATGGGCCTGTGCTCCGGGATCGGTTACGGAGAGATGCGCTTACCGAACCCTCTGGGTCACTCCAGCGCCCGGGAAGCGCAGCAGCAGTCCGCCGCCTGGACGCCTCTGCTCGGGAAGCACTGTCACCGGGACACGCGGCGCTTCCTCTGCGCGCTCTACGCGCCGGTGTGTTTACCGGAGGTCGCGGCCCCGGTGCTGCCGTGCAGGGCGCTCTGTGAGGCGGTGAGGGACGCGTGCGAGCCCGTGATGAGCGCCTTCGGCTTTCCGTGGCCGGAGATGTTCAACTGCAGCCGGTTCCCGGAGGGAAAGGAGCTCTGCATCCCCGGAGAAAGAGACCCGAACCGGGAAGAAAGCACCGACGCGACCGAAG GAATGTGTGAGGTTTGCCGTGCAGGAGAACAGGAGATCCAGCAGAACTTCTGCAAGAGTCAGTTTG CGGTCCGGCTGCGGATCGGCTCCTGGACCCGGCTCGGCTCCGACGTGTGCGTGGCCCCTGAGGGCCGGAGCCGGGTCCTGCGCTGGCTCGGCGGGCCCCGGGAGATGAGCTGTCTCTGGCTGCCTCACGGATGCTCCTGTCCCGCTCTGGACGGCCGGACCGACGGCTCCTTCATCGCTCTGGGTCACTCGGAGAACGGACGCTTGCTCCTCGGGAGACTCCTCCGGTGGACTCGGGACGAGAGAGAGCTGAAGAAGTTCATCAGGACCCTGCTGAGACAAGACTGCTAA